The following proteins come from a genomic window of Desulfuromonas sp. TF:
- a CDS encoding Hsp20/alpha crystallin family protein — protein MAMVKWDPLRELRLMQDQMSRLLDSSRNLGGEPLEEGLWQPPVDIYEDDREVVVKMEVPEVDQKDIQVQIEDNILIIHGERKLEREEKKHNYHRIECFYGNFRRTFALPASVDQDKVVANCEKGMLKIVLPKKVEAKPRQIDVEMKP, from the coding sequence ATGGCGATGGTGAAATGGGATCCGCTGCGGGAGCTGCGGTTGATGCAGGATCAGATGAGCCGCCTTCTCGATTCAAGTCGCAACCTGGGCGGAGAGCCGCTGGAGGAGGGGCTCTGGCAGCCTCCGGTGGACATCTATGAAGACGATCGGGAGGTGGTGGTCAAGATGGAGGTTCCCGAGGTGGATCAGAAGGATATTCAGGTTCAGATAGAGGATAACATTCTGATCATCCATGGAGAGCGCAAGCTCGAGCGGGAGGAGAAAAAGCACAACTACCACCGCATCGAATGCTTCTACGGAAATTTCCGCCGGACTTTCGCCCTGCCGGCTTCGGTCGATCAGGATAAAGTGGTCGCCAATTGCGAAAAAGGGATGCTCAAGATCGTCCTGCCGAAAAAGGTTGAAGCCAAACCCCGTCAGATCGATGTGGAAATGAAGCCGTGA
- the ppsA gene encoding phosphoenolpyruvate synthase, with the protein MAVDEFILWFGDVGKEDVGRVGGKNASLGEMVRNLSPRGVLIPPGFAVTAAAYRRYIGSAGIEEKLRDLLGSLNTETGENLAEVGRKVRRTIRSAPLPEEIDEAIRKAYRQMEEDFGRDCDVAVRSSATAEDLPEASFAGQQETFLNIRGEEDLVEACRKCFASLFTNRAISYRQDKGFDHFDVALSIGVQKMVRSDRACAGVIFTIDTETGFPDVVMINAAWGLGENVVRGAVNPDEYYVFKPALKEGFRSIIGKNPGSKEKKIVYTEEGGKGATREVSVSKEDRRRYCLEDEEILSLARQACSIEEHYGRPMDIEWAKDGETGDIFIVQARPETVQSIREKSRLETYRLKEEGDVLASGKSVGSKIGAGKAQVIKDAHDIDRFEKGCVLVTDMTDPDWEPVMKRAAAIVTNRGGRTCHAAIVSRELGIPCVIGTVDGTVKIPDGKEITVSCAGGEAGKVYRGALDFDVEEIDLSGMERPRTAIMMNLGNPEQAFGLSMIPNDGIGLARIEFIINNAIAAHPLALLHPDRVEKKETRRQIHDLTSEYPNGEEFFVARLAQGVGTLAAAFYPRDVIVRMSDFKTNEYAGLLGGEGFEPGESNPMIGFRGASRYYDERYREGFLLECRAMKKVREEMGLKNVKLMIPFCRTVEEGRRVLEVMAQAGLKRGEDGLEVYVMCEIPSNVILAEEFAEIFDGFSIGSNDLTQLILGLDRDSEIVAHLYDERNEAVKRMIADVIARVKKTGRKIGICGQAPSDYPEFAEFLVECGIDSISLNPDTVLPTTLRILEVEKKLGRGKD; encoded by the coding sequence ATGGCGGTTGACGAGTTTATCCTGTGGTTCGGAGATGTCGGTAAGGAAGACGTTGGCAGAGTCGGCGGCAAGAACGCATCGCTGGGGGAAATGGTCCGGAACCTTTCTCCCCGTGGAGTGCTGATTCCGCCGGGGTTCGCCGTGACCGCGGCGGCCTACCGTCGATACATCGGGAGCGCCGGGATCGAGGAGAAACTGCGGGATCTGCTGGGCAGTCTGAATACGGAGACCGGAGAAAACCTGGCCGAGGTGGGGCGCAAGGTGCGCCGTACCATTCGCTCCGCCCCTTTGCCCGAGGAAATCGATGAGGCGATCCGCAAGGCCTACCGGCAGATGGAGGAGGATTTCGGCAGGGACTGCGACGTCGCGGTCCGCTCCAGCGCCACCGCCGAAGACCTCCCCGAAGCGTCTTTTGCCGGCCAGCAGGAGACGTTTCTCAATATCCGGGGGGAGGAAGATCTGGTGGAGGCCTGTCGCAAGTGCTTCGCCTCCCTTTTCACCAATCGAGCCATTTCCTATCGACAGGACAAGGGATTCGACCATTTCGACGTGGCCCTGTCCATCGGAGTGCAGAAGATGGTTCGTTCCGACCGGGCCTGTGCCGGGGTCATTTTCACCATCGACACGGAAACCGGCTTTCCGGATGTGGTCATGATCAACGCCGCTTGGGGGCTCGGCGAAAACGTGGTCCGAGGCGCAGTCAATCCGGATGAGTATTATGTTTTCAAACCGGCTCTGAAGGAAGGATTCCGGTCCATTATCGGAAAGAACCCAGGGTCCAAGGAAAAAAAGATCGTCTACACCGAAGAGGGCGGCAAGGGGGCAACCCGGGAGGTCTCCGTGTCCAAGGAGGACCGCCGCCGGTACTGCCTGGAGGACGAAGAGATTCTCTCCCTGGCCCGGCAGGCCTGCAGCATCGAGGAGCATTATGGCCGTCCCATGGATATCGAATGGGCCAAGGACGGCGAGACGGGAGACATCTTCATCGTCCAGGCCCGGCCGGAGACGGTCCAGTCGATCCGCGAGAAGAGCCGCCTGGAAACCTACCGGCTGAAGGAGGAGGGAGACGTTCTTGCTTCAGGCAAGAGCGTCGGCAGCAAGATCGGCGCCGGGAAGGCACAGGTGATCAAGGATGCCCATGATATAGATCGCTTCGAAAAAGGGTGCGTCCTGGTCACCGACATGACCGATCCGGACTGGGAACCGGTGATGAAGAGGGCGGCGGCCATCGTCACCAACCGCGGGGGAAGGACCTGCCATGCGGCCATCGTCAGCCGGGAGCTCGGCATCCCCTGCGTTATCGGCACCGTCGACGGGACGGTGAAGATCCCGGATGGTAAGGAAATCACCGTCTCCTGCGCGGGGGGGGAGGCCGGCAAGGTCTACCGGGGAGCTCTCGATTTCGACGTGGAGGAGATCGATCTCTCCGGAATGGAGAGGCCCCGCACCGCGATCATGATGAACCTGGGAAACCCGGAACAGGCCTTCGGCCTGAGCATGATCCCCAACGACGGAATCGGACTGGCCCGCATCGAGTTCATCATCAACAACGCCATAGCGGCCCACCCCCTTGCCCTGCTTCACCCCGACCGGGTGGAGAAAAAGGAAACGCGGCGGCAGATCCATGATTTGACTTCCGAATATCCGAACGGGGAAGAATTTTTCGTGGCCAGGCTGGCCCAGGGGGTGGGGACGCTGGCCGCGGCCTTTTACCCCCGGGACGTCATCGTGCGGATGAGCGATTTCAAGACCAACGAGTACGCCGGGCTTCTCGGAGGTGAGGGATTCGAGCCGGGCGAATCGAATCCGATGATCGGCTTCCGCGGCGCCTCCCGGTATTACGACGAGCGCTACCGGGAGGGGTTTCTTCTCGAATGCCGGGCGATGAAGAAGGTGCGGGAGGAGATGGGGCTCAAGAACGTCAAGCTGATGATCCCCTTCTGCCGCACGGTCGAGGAAGGGCGCCGGGTGCTGGAGGTCATGGCGCAGGCCGGACTGAAGCGGGGAGAGGACGGACTGGAGGTCTATGTCATGTGCGAGATCCCCTCCAATGTCATCCTGGCGGAGGAGTTCGCCGAAATCTTCGACGGCTTCTCCATCGGCTCCAACGATCTCACCCAGCTCATCCTGGGGCTCGACCGGGATTCGGAGATCGTCGCCCACCTCTACGACGAACGCAATGAGGCGGTCAAGCGGATGATCGCCGACGTCATAGCGCGGGTGAAAAAGACCGGCCGCAAAATAGGCATCTGCGGCCAGGCTCCCAGCGATTACCCCGAATTCGCCGAGTTTCTGGTCGAGTGCGGCATCGACAGCATCTCCCTCAATCCCGACACCGTTTTGCCGACGACTTTGCGCATCCTGGAGGTGGAGAAGAAGCTCGGACGCGGAAAGGATTGA
- a CDS encoding universal stress protein, protein MAHRILVAVDGSSASEHAVEYAAKLGRDIKNFQMTLFHVGEPIPINVMEYDKLPGKGEWDEKLEKHRKDVEDYESKEAKRDAEMFRFLKHRAEQLGLKPDQVESKFAADVQNISTEILIEAEKGGYEAICVGKQGRSSMKDYLIGSVSDRILRHAKGCAVWVVE, encoded by the coding sequence ATGGCACACAGAATCCTGGTGGCGGTTGACGGCTCCAGCGCTTCTGAGCACGCCGTGGAGTATGCGGCAAAGCTGGGCCGGGATATCAAGAATTTCCAGATGACCCTTTTTCACGTCGGAGAACCCATTCCCATCAACGTCATGGAGTATGACAAACTGCCCGGCAAGGGGGAATGGGACGAAAAGCTGGAGAAACACCGCAAGGATGTGGAGGACTACGAGAGCAAAGAGGCGAAACGCGATGCCGAAATGTTCCGTTTCCTCAAGCACCGGGCCGAGCAACTGGGCCTGAAGCCCGATCAGGTTGAGAGCAAGTTCGCCGCCGATGTCCAGAACATCTCCACCGAGATCCTCATTGAGGCGGAAAAAGGAGGATACGAAGCTATCTGCGTAGGGAAGCAGGGACGCTCCTCGATGAAGGATTACCTGATCGGCAGCGTTTCCGACCGGATCCTCCGCCATGCTAAGGGCTGCGCCGTCTGGGTGGTGGAATAA
- a CDS encoding AAA family ATPase, with the protein MSRVRKTRSPVYVRLSERRIRQIEALVAGWSFETRLFVLRRLRQYDPTRSPFEVIRGWLRLLKPAERSFQILRDPELLNDWRRRFEVSGSQSAAAAWEKILGKELDWHDYQYLTFLLEKQTSDVFVPPSFLEFFRKLYHAHILKEYNEDPAVPRAPLVLVIGGSGSGKSATVKQALEDAVFGAEVRPVVDLEAKREDVLADEPFWRSLEDVDPELAVRLERRRKAERLRLFSRLPVVKYMFRERISQALSSLEEEGVYIDYAMITPNDYQTAWAGEPGNYLRKAMGDPRRTCIRHLEEAHSAFGRPDQMSSVKGQQATLVDAGNILLDEIAMGRRDCLLIATTDQPEQFDPAIYRRFVERGLVLDISELWVDPANLKEVVRLELKRKNFSFSAPANGARLLSEKVLEETVARLDPIFRERSLRITPAYVRRLIDSIIALKGDFRSDYLDDQYLVRDALKAVARNVHGSLYKKLVGHMDRSIRWEDYIGGIKNEFSEMANNALYYNISDEKGVVLTGPPGSGKTFMVRAWLGDNVEVQDLVVNLNDLTDPTNPLEGMVENLERVYDIAKMLSPSMVFFDEGDSVAPRRSPQGGSPYDKVTNKFLSIIDGESPLSRVFTVLTTNRLDILDPALIRSKRLKVLNVTGHMRDDDALRIMRKEMNGIPLEEELTHEEMVRIARSICETPADFTAFAEKVRSLRSTEVEVLDKLMSAVKESEAERARFVRFNYKTLVGLLEGAGGEPSLALKARHGEESLLGCLDEAAQRLSRIRDSGVFPVIRWHLHSARQQLASSPARKGKQQLDEFLETELSHEPQVGFVVGVGANETSGVLLPIASSLVYRVFPEKIVVTGAVSSSAPGAAELDLAVQMTHQSAREALTLVENYLQYLCPALNVPRILGEFLDGYSLHHQLLSASYSVGGPSAGFALTINTLSILLSLPVLNDFGITGAPWTKGAQRGEVGASVIIGGHRKKTEKVLQYLSRMYMPLQNYQDMEAEVLEAYRIEGRDIRGVRSFSALVPEVFFFGDLQQRRLTEFLRLRREQDLTDGLRNGHSSRRQELEKWESELRHQAEEEIRRRMEAVHETVKRGVIAYSSLEEIFRQPPMPAAEKRDEAL; encoded by the coding sequence ATGTCCAGAGTGCGAAAGACCAGAAGCCCCGTCTACGTGAGGCTGTCGGAGCGGCGGATCAGGCAGATTGAGGCGCTGGTAGCGGGCTGGAGTTTCGAGACCCGCCTCTTTGTGCTGCGCCGCCTGCGACAGTACGATCCGACCCGCTCACCTTTCGAGGTGATCAGGGGCTGGTTGCGTCTGCTCAAGCCCGCCGAACGGAGCTTTCAGATCCTGCGCGATCCCGAGCTGCTCAACGACTGGCGGCGGCGCTTCGAGGTTTCCGGGTCGCAGAGCGCTGCCGCGGCTTGGGAAAAGATCCTCGGCAAGGAATTGGACTGGCATGACTACCAGTATCTGACATTCCTGCTGGAGAAGCAGACGTCCGACGTTTTCGTCCCTCCTTCCTTCCTGGAATTTTTCCGCAAACTCTATCACGCCCATATCCTCAAGGAGTACAACGAGGATCCCGCTGTGCCGCGAGCCCCGCTCGTCCTGGTCATCGGCGGCAGCGGCAGCGGAAAGAGCGCCACCGTCAAGCAGGCCCTGGAGGATGCGGTCTTCGGCGCCGAGGTGCGTCCGGTGGTCGACCTCGAGGCGAAGCGGGAAGATGTTCTGGCCGACGAACCCTTCTGGCGCAGTCTGGAGGACGTCGATCCGGAGCTGGCGGTGCGCCTGGAGCGCCGGCGCAAGGCGGAGCGACTGCGCCTCTTCTCCCGCCTTCCGGTGGTGAAGTACATGTTCCGGGAGCGGATCAGCCAGGCTCTCTCTTCCCTGGAGGAGGAGGGGGTCTATATCGATTACGCCATGATCACCCCCAACGATTATCAGACCGCCTGGGCCGGTGAGCCCGGAAACTACCTGCGCAAGGCCATGGGCGACCCCCGGAGGACCTGCATCCGGCACCTCGAGGAAGCCCACTCGGCCTTCGGCCGGCCGGACCAGATGAGCAGCGTCAAGGGGCAGCAGGCGACCCTGGTCGATGCCGGCAATATCCTCCTGGACGAGATCGCCATGGGGCGTCGCGACTGCCTGCTGATCGCCACCACCGACCAGCCGGAGCAGTTCGACCCCGCCATCTACCGCCGTTTCGTCGAACGGGGGCTTGTCCTGGACATCAGCGAGCTGTGGGTGGATCCGGCCAATCTCAAGGAAGTGGTGCGCCTGGAGCTGAAGCGCAAGAATTTCTCCTTCTCCGCTCCGGCCAACGGAGCCCGGCTCCTGTCGGAAAAGGTGCTGGAGGAGACCGTCGCACGGCTCGACCCCATCTTCCGTGAGCGGAGTCTGCGCATCACCCCCGCCTACGTGCGCCGCCTCATCGACTCCATCATCGCCCTCAAGGGCGACTTCCGCTCCGATTATCTCGACGATCAATACCTGGTGCGCGATGCCCTCAAGGCCGTTGCCCGCAACGTCCATGGATCCCTGTACAAGAAGCTGGTGGGGCATATGGACCGGAGCATCCGTTGGGAGGACTATATCGGGGGGATCAAGAACGAGTTCTCCGAAATGGCCAACAATGCCCTGTATTACAATATCAGCGACGAAAAAGGGGTCGTCCTCACGGGACCGCCCGGATCGGGCAAAACCTTCATGGTGAGGGCCTGGCTGGGGGACAACGTCGAGGTGCAGGATCTGGTGGTCAATCTCAACGATCTCACCGATCCCACCAACCCCCTGGAGGGGATGGTGGAGAACCTGGAGCGGGTTTACGACATCGCCAAGATGCTCTCTCCCTCCATGGTCTTTTTCGACGAGGGCGATTCGGTGGCGCCGAGGCGATCGCCGCAGGGGGGAAGCCCTTACGACAAGGTGACAAACAAGTTTCTTTCCATCATCGACGGCGAATCCCCCCTCTCCCGGGTCTTCACCGTTCTCACCACCAATCGGCTGGACATCCTCGATCCGGCCCTGATCCGCTCAAAGCGTCTGAAGGTGCTCAACGTGACCGGACACATGAGGGATGACGATGCGCTGCGCATCATGCGCAAGGAGATGAACGGCATCCCTCTGGAAGAGGAGCTGACCCACGAGGAGATGGTTCGCATCGCCCGGAGCATCTGCGAAACTCCGGCCGACTTCACCGCCTTTGCAGAAAAGGTCCGATCCCTGCGCTCCACGGAGGTGGAGGTGCTCGATAAACTGATGTCGGCGGTGAAGGAGAGCGAGGCGGAGCGGGCACGCTTCGTGCGCTTCAACTACAAGACCCTGGTGGGACTTCTGGAGGGGGCCGGAGGAGAGCCGAGTCTCGCACTGAAGGCACGGCACGGAGAGGAATCCCTCCTCGGCTGTCTGGATGAGGCCGCCCAGCGCCTCTCCCGCATTCGCGATTCCGGTGTTTTTCCGGTCATCCGCTGGCATCTGCACAGTGCCCGGCAACAGCTCGCCAGCAGTCCGGCCCGCAAGGGGAAACAGCAGCTCGACGAGTTTCTCGAAACGGAACTCTCCCATGAACCCCAGGTCGGCTTCGTGGTGGGGGTGGGCGCCAATGAAACCAGCGGGGTTCTGCTCCCCATCGCCTCCTCGCTGGTCTACCGCGTCTTTCCGGAAAAGATCGTGGTGACCGGGGCGGTCTCCTCGTCGGCTCCGGGCGCCGCGGAACTCGACCTCGCGGTACAGATGACCCACCAGAGCGCCCGGGAGGCCCTCACTTTGGTGGAGAATTATCTCCAGTACCTCTGTCCGGCCCTGAACGTTCCCCGCATCCTTGGTGAATTCCTGGACGGCTACAGCCTGCACCATCAGCTCCTGTCAGCCTCTTACAGCGTGGGCGGACCTTCCGCCGGTTTTGCTTTGACCATCAACACCCTCTCCATTCTTCTCAGCCTTCCGGTTCTCAACGACTTCGGAATCACCGGCGCCCCATGGACGAAGGGAGCGCAGCGGGGCGAGGTGGGGGCATCGGTCATCATCGGCGGACACCGCAAGAAGACGGAGAAGGTACTGCAGTACCTCTCCCGCATGTACATGCCGCTGCAGAACTATCAGGATATGGAAGCCGAAGTTCTGGAGGCCTATCGGATAGAGGGGAGGGATATCAGGGGGGTCCGCAGTTTCTCCGCTCTGGTTCCCGAGGTTTTCTTCTTCGGTGATTTGCAGCAACGCCGTCTGACCGAATTTCTGCGTCTGCGTCGCGAGCAGGATCTTACGGATGGCTTGCGGAACGGACATTCATCCCGTCGTCAGGAACTGGAGAAATGGGAATCGGAACTGCGTCATCAGGCGGAGGAGGAGATTCGGCGGCGCATGGAAGCCGTGCACGAAACGGTGAAAAGGGGGGTCATCGCTTACTCCAGTCTGGAAGAGATTTTCCGTCAGCCCCCGATGCCGGCGGCGGAGAAGCGGGACGAGGCGCTCTGA
- a CDS encoding SPFH domain-containing protein, which translates to MEPEQRFRLLQRARLKTFFKRGFLLLLCGTLLYYAVAIVYATKTIYKVRRNYAVILEDLSGERRVVKDVGWHGRLPFFTRLELEVPLMNQELHLGGMPDSQRIMSQGNVSLWASAMLTFRIMDLERWGIENKSPQALLQNDFDGIVKDIMQGRTVDELISDRERIKEEIYRDLKERAINEGGPTLEEKYGIEVVSFILRDTRFGEKLAEASEEKKRRELIAEAENYAADLEASRTRKLYAAYSDSIRDFRRSLGLNSDGDRFLFEFLNQQKWAAAYEKNQQGQNTFVLTNTGGAPPVVLPAPAPKEHSRKETQSTYVQSAKDQKPRLREAVGAADQAD; encoded by the coding sequence GTGGAACCGGAACAGCGTTTTCGCCTGCTGCAGCGGGCAAGGCTCAAGACCTTTTTCAAGAGAGGGTTCCTGTTACTGCTCTGTGGAACCCTGCTGTACTATGCTGTGGCGATCGTTTACGCCACCAAGACCATCTATAAGGTCCGGCGCAACTACGCCGTGATTCTCGAGGATCTCTCGGGCGAACGGCGGGTGGTAAAGGATGTCGGCTGGCACGGCCGCCTGCCGTTTTTTACACGTCTGGAGCTGGAAGTCCCTCTGATGAACCAGGAGCTTCATCTCGGCGGCATGCCCGATTCCCAGCGCATCATGTCGCAGGGGAACGTCTCTCTATGGGCGAGCGCCATGCTCACTTTCCGCATCATGGACCTGGAGCGGTGGGGAATCGAGAACAAGTCGCCACAGGCCCTGCTGCAGAATGATTTCGACGGCATCGTCAAGGACATCATGCAGGGCCGCACGGTCGACGAACTGATCTCCGATCGGGAAAGGATCAAGGAGGAGATCTATCGCGACCTCAAGGAGCGTGCGATCAACGAAGGAGGTCCGACGCTGGAGGAGAAATACGGCATCGAGGTGGTCTCCTTTATTCTCCGCGATACCCGCTTTGGCGAGAAGCTGGCCGAGGCGAGTGAAGAGAAGAAACGCCGGGAACTCATTGCAGAGGCGGAGAACTATGCCGCCGACCTCGAGGCGAGCCGCACACGAAAGCTCTATGCCGCCTACAGCGACTCGATTCGGGATTTCCGCCGTTCGCTCGGTCTGAACAGCGATGGAGACCGTTTTCTTTTCGAATTCCTGAATCAGCAGAAATGGGCCGCCGCCTACGAGAAAAACCAGCAGGGGCAGAACACCTTCGTTCTGACCAATACCGGCGGGGCGCCTCCTGTCGTCCTTCCGGCTCCTGCGCCGAAAGAACACTCCAGAAAGGAAACGCAATCCACATATGTCCAGAGTGCGAAAGACCAGAAGCCCCGTCTACGTGAGGCTGTCGGAGCGGCGGATCAGGCAGATTGA